A single genomic interval of Corylus avellana chromosome ca10, CavTom2PMs-1.0 harbors:
- the LOC132163198 gene encoding probable LRR receptor-like serine/threonine-protein kinase At1g06840 isoform X3 translates to MYQSRAWMYGVFIVSWLCWWSSLPIRAQPFITHPREVTALQAIQRSLIDPNKNLTNWNQGDPCTSNWTGVVCFNTPSDDGHLHVERLLLLKMNLSGSLSPELGRLSNMKILVFMWNNISGSIPKEIGNISSLELLLLSGNKLTGPLPEELGSLSKLNRIQIDQNHISGSIPISFSNLNKAKHFHMNNNSISGQIPPKLSKLPILVHLLVDNNNLSGHLPSEFSKMPNLRILQLDNNHFDGTTIPSSYSNMSKLLKLSLRNCNLHGPIPDLSQIPNLLYLDLSSNRLNGSIPPNWLFKNITTIDLSNNNLTGTVPPNFSGLPHLQKLSIANNALSGSVPSTIWLSRTLNEMESLKVELQNNKLSDITGSTIVPPNVTVWLQGNPLCSTTNLVQLCRSESEDENNSQSSTNTTSNCPYQGCPPPYEYIPTAPVPCICAVPLLVGYRLKSPGFIDFRPYRNAFEDFLTSALMLFRYQLYIDSFTWEEGPRLRMYLKIFPVYDVNKNSHIFNGSEVRRIMSMFISWNINDPDVIGPYEVLSFIDVYNDGVPTPPRSALSKGALVGIVLGAIACAVTLSAVVSLLIVRVRMRKYHAVSRRRHSSKAFMKIDGVKAFTYREMAMATEKFNSSTEIGQGGYGKVYKGILADGTVVAIKRAQEGSLQGEKEFLTEIELLSRLHHRNLVSLIGYCDEGGEQMLVYEYMSNGTLWDHLSAKCKAPLSFSMRLRIALGSAKGILYLHTEANPPIFHRDIKASNILLDSKYTAKVADFGLSRLAPIPDIEGTEPAHISTIVKGTPGYLDPEYFLTHKLTNKSDVYSLGVVFLELLTGMRPITRGKNIVREVNAAYQSGMIFSVVDEGMGSCPSECLVIFATLALRCCENETDARPSMAEVVRELERIWLLMPESNIGIADPMAVAAEKLKVVTPPSSSSTLKNSNMWSDASVSGSNLVSGDISDITPR, encoded by the exons ATGTATCAGTCAAGAGCTTGGATGTATGGAGTATTTATTGTTTCATGGTTGTGCTGGTGGTCTTCACTACCTATCCGAGCACAGCCTTTCATTACCCACCCTAGAGAAG TAACCGCATTGCAAGCCATTCAGAGAAGTTTGATAGACCCCAATAAGAATCTGACTAATTGGAATCAGGGAGATCCATGTACGTCAAATTGGACAGGGGTTGTGTGCTTCAATACGCCATCAGATGATGGACATCTACATGTTGAACGATT GCTACTACTAAAAATGAATTTGTCAGGAAGTTTATCACCAGAGCTTGGCCGCTTATCGAATATGAAAATATT GGTTTTTATGTGGAACAACATAAGTGGGAGTATACCAAAGGAGATAGGCAATATTTCGTCTTTGGAACTCTT GCTTTTGAGTGGAAACAAATTAACAGGTCCCTTACCTGAAGAGCTCGGTTCTCTCTCAAAGTTGAACAGAATACAAATTGACCAGAATCACATATCAGGATCGATACCTATatcattttcaaacttgaaCAAAGCGAAGCACTT TCACATGAACAACAATTCAATTAGTGGGCAAATTCCGCCAAAACTATCCAAATTACCAATACTTGTTCACCT CCTTGTTGATAATAACAACTTATCAGGGCACCTTCCATCAGAGTTCTCCAAAATGCCAAATTTACGGATACT TCAACTTGATAACAATCACTTTGATGGGACTACAATTCCCTCTTCTTATAGCAACATGTCTAAATTGCTGAAGTT GAGCCTTAGGAACTGCAACTTGCATGGACCTATTCCTGATTTGAGCCAAATACCAAACCTTTTATATCT AGATCTCAGTTCAAATCGGCTAAACGGATCCATACCTCCAAATTGGCTTTTTAAGAATATCACAACCAT CGATTTATCCAACAACAATCTCACTGGAACGGTTCCTCCCAACTTTTCGGGTCTTCCTCATCTTCAGAAACT GTCAATTGCGAACAATGCATTGAGTGGTTCAGTTCCATCCACCATTTGGCTAAGTAGGACTTTGAACGAAATGGAAAGCCTTAAAGT GGAGTTGCAGAATAACAAGCTTTCCGATATTACAGGCAGCACTATTGTACCTCCAAATGTGACTGTCTG GCTTCAAGGGAATCCCTTATGCTCAACTACCAACCTAGTCCAGCTTTGTAGATCTGAAAGTGAGGATGAAAATAACAGTCAGAGTTCAACAAATACCACTTCTAATTGTCCATATCAAGGGTGTCCACCCCCTTATGAATATATCCCTACAGCTCCTGTACCTTGTATCTGTGCTGTCCCTCTGCTTGTTGGATACCGGTTGAAAAGTCCTGGATTCATAGATTTTCGCCCCTACAGAAATGCATTTGAGGACTTCTTGACATCTGCTCTTATGTTATTTCGTTATCAACTGTACATTGATTCCTTTACATGGGAAGAAGGACCTCGACTCAGAATGTACCTGAAAATATTTCCTGTATATGATGTTAACAAGAATTCTCATATCTTCAATGGGAGTGAGGTTCGGCGAATTATGAGCATGTTCATATCATGGAATATTAATGATCCTGACGTAATTGGACCTTATGAAGTTCTGAGCTTCATTGACGTTTATAATGATG GAGTCCCCACCCCTCCAAGGTCTGCTTTAAGCAAGGGTGCATTGGTTGGCATAGTATTGGGGGCCATTGCATGTGCAGTTACATTGTCTGCAGTTGTTTCTCTCCTGATAGTAAGAGTTCGGATGAGGAAGTACCATGCAGTTTCTAGAAGACGTCATT CATCCAAGGCTTTCATGAAAATTGATGGTGTGAAGGCTTTCACTTATAGAGAAATGGCTATGGCTACAGAAAAATTTAACAGCTCCACTGAGATTGGCCAAGGAGGGTATGGAAAGGTTTATAAAGGCATTCTAGCTGATGGTACAGTTGTTGCCATAAAACGTGCACAAGAGGGATCCTTACAAGGTGAAAAGGAGTTCTTAACAGAGATAGAACTGTTGTCAAGGTTACATCACAGAAACCTCGTGTCTTTAATTGGATATTGTGATGAAGGCGGTGAACAG ATGTTGGTCTATGAGTATATGTCAAATGGTACTCTATGGGATCACCTTTCTG CCAAGTGTAAAGCACCTCTTAGTTTTTCTATGAGATTAAGAATTGCCCTGGGATCAGCTAAGGGCATCCTCTACCTACATACAGAAGCTAACCCTCCAATATTTCACCGAGATATCAAGGCCAGCAACATATTATTGGACTCTAAGTATACTGCAAAAGTTGCCGATTTTGGACTTTCGCGACTTGCCCCAATTCCAGATATTGAAGGGACTGAGCCTGCTCATATATCCACAATTGTGAAGGGGACACCG GGTTACCTAGATCCGGAGTACTTCTTAACTCATAAACTCACAAACAAAAGTGATGTTTATAGTCTTGGTGTTGTATTTCTAGAACTTTTAACTGGGATGCGGCCAATCACACGTGGCAAAAACATTGTTAGAGAG GTTAATGCCGCTTATCAATCTGGTATGATCTTTTCGGTTGTTGATGAGGGAATGGGATCTTGTCCTTCTGAATGTTTGGTGATATTCGCAACTTTGGCCCTCAGGTGTTGCGAAAATGAGACAGATGCACGACCTTCAATGGCAGAGGTGGTCCGAGAACTTGAACGTATATGGCTTCTGATGCCCGAGTCCAACATCGGAATAGCAGACCCCATGGCCGTTGCTgctgaaaaattaaaagtagtCACTCCACCATCATCATCCTCTACACTGAAGAATTCTAATATGTGGTCAGATGCATCTGTATCTGGGAGCAACCTTGTTAGTGGAGACATTTCAGACATCACGCCTagatag